TTACCTCCATGAACCACGACGGCACCAAAAATGGGTATGCAGTTGAGGCACTGGCTATGCTTTCCGGTCAGCTTTCCATTCCTGTTATAGCATCAGGCGGGGCGGGCAATATGGAACATTTTGCCGAGGTATTTACGGCCGGAAAAGCCGATGCAGCACTAGCAGCCAGCGTTTTTCATTATGGCGAAATACCCCTGCCGGCACTCAAAAAATACCTTGCCGAAAGAAATATCCCTGTACGAATATAAAGAGTTTATGCAACCTGATTTTTCAAAACTCGGAGGGCTTGTCCCTGCCGTCATTCAGAGCGCTTCCACCAAAAACATACTGATGGTTGGTTTTATGAATCAAGAAGCGTATAAAAAAACCCTGTCCACCGGATTGGTTACCTTTTTTAGCCGTACCCGCAATAAGCTGTGGACCAAAGGGGAAGAAAGCGGACATTTCCTGAAGGTGATTAGCGTCCATGCCGATTGTGATAACGATACACTCCTGGTTCTTGCCGAACCAAATGGTCCTACCTGCCATCTCGGAAACGAATCGTGTTTTGCCGATACCCGCTATACAGGTATCTCGTTCCTCATTGATCTGGAGGCTGTAATAGAATCCAGAAAACGCGAAATGCCTGAAAATTCCTATACTACCCAGCTCTTCCGGGAAGGTGTTAACCGGATAGCGCAGAAAGTAGGAGAGGAGGCAGTGGAAGTGGTAGTGGAGGCAATCAATAACAACAGGGAAAGATTATTGAATGAAGCGGCCGACCTGATATACCATTTTCTGG
The DNA window shown above is from Bacteroidales bacterium and carries:
- a CDS encoding bifunctional phosphoribosyl-AMP cyclohydrolase/phosphoribosyl-ATP diphosphatase HisIE is translated as MQPDFSKLGGLVPAVIQSASTKNILMVGFMNQEAYKKTLSTGLVTFFSRTRNKLWTKGEESGHFLKVISVHADCDNDTLLVLAEPNGPTCHLGNESCFADTRYTGISFLIDLEAVIESRKREMPENSYTTQLFREGVNRIAQKVGEEAVEVVVEAINNNRERLLNEAADLIYHFLVLLASKNLKLEDVVDILQKRHG